A stretch of the Candidatus Rokuibacteriota bacterium genome encodes the following:
- the groL gene encoding chaperonin GroEL (60 kDa chaperone family; promotes refolding of misfolded polypeptides especially under stressful conditions; forms two stacked rings of heptamers to form a barrel-shaped 14mer; ends can be capped by GroES; misfolded proteins enter the barrel where they are refolded when GroES binds), whose amino-acid sequence MPKQVLFSDEGRAALLRGVNVMAAAVKATMGPKGRNVIIDKKFGSPTITKDGVTVAKEIELKDNYEDMGAQMIKEVASKTSDIAGDGTTTATVLAQAIIRDGMKNVTAGANPMGLKRGIDKAVDVVVEELKKMSKSTKDKKEIAQVATIASNNDKTIGSLIAEAMEKVGKDGVITVEESKSAETVLDVVEGMQFDRGYLSPYFVTDAERMECVLEDALVLIHEKKISVMKDMLPLLEQVARAGKPFLIIAEDIEGEALATLVVNKLRGTLHCAAVKAPGFGDRRKAMLEDIATLTGGKAITEDLGIKLENIKLEDLGKAKKVMVDKDNTTLVEGAGKTGAIEGRIKQIRAQIEETTSDYDKEKLQERLAKLAGGVAVIKVGAPTETAMKEKKARVEDALNATRAAVEEGIVPGGGVALLRASTKIESLKLEGDEKVGALIVRRALEEPIRQIVENAGLEGSVIVEKVKAEKVVTRGFDAETLEYVDMIEAGIIDPTKVERVALQNAASVASLLLTTEALITDLPEEKSAAAPAMPHGDMY is encoded by the coding sequence ATGCCCAAGCAGGTGCTATTCAGCGACGAGGGGCGGGCCGCCCTGCTCCGCGGGGTCAACGTCATGGCGGCGGCGGTCAAGGCCACCATGGGTCCGAAGGGGCGGAACGTCATCATCGACAAGAAGTTCGGCAGCCCGACCATCACCAAGGACGGAGTGACGGTCGCCAAGGAGATCGAGCTCAAGGACAACTACGAGGACATGGGGGCGCAGATGATCAAGGAGGTGGCCTCCAAGACCTCTGACATCGCGGGCGACGGGACCACCACCGCGACGGTGCTCGCCCAAGCCATCATCCGCGATGGCATGAAGAACGTCACGGCCGGCGCCAACCCCATGGGGCTCAAGCGCGGCATCGACAAGGCCGTGGACGTGGTCGTCGAAGAGCTGAAGAAGATGTCCAAGTCCACCAAGGACAAGAAGGAGATCGCCCAGGTTGCGACGATCGCCTCCAACAACGACAAGACCATCGGCAGCCTGATCGCCGAGGCGATGGAGAAGGTGGGCAAGGACGGCGTCATCACGGTCGAGGAGTCGAAGTCGGCCGAGACGGTGCTGGACGTGGTCGAGGGCATGCAGTTCGACCGTGGCTACCTCTCGCCCTACTTCGTCACCGATGCCGAGCGCATGGAGTGCGTGCTCGAAGACGCGCTGGTTCTGATCCACGAGAAGAAGATCAGCGTGATGAAGGACATGCTGCCGCTGCTCGAGCAGGTGGCGCGCGCCGGCAAGCCCTTCCTGATCATCGCCGAGGACATCGAGGGTGAGGCCCTGGCGACGCTGGTCGTCAACAAGCTCCGCGGCACGCTGCACTGCGCCGCCGTGAAGGCGCCCGGCTTCGGGGACCGTCGCAAGGCCATGCTGGAAGACATCGCCACCCTGACCGGCGGCAAGGCCATCACCGAGGACCTGGGGATCAAGCTCGAGAACATCAAGCTCGAAGACCTGGGCAAGGCCAAGAAGGTGATGGTGGACAAGGACAACACCACCCTCGTCGAGGGCGCGGGCAAGACGGGCGCCATCGAGGGCCGCATCAAGCAGATCAGGGCGCAGATCGAGGAGACCACCTCCGACTACGACAAGGAGAAGCTGCAGGAGCGCCTGGCCAAGCTGGCCGGCGGCGTGGCGGTGATCAAGGTCGGCGCCCCGACGGAGACGGCCATGAAGGAGAAGAAGGCCCGCGTGGAGGACGCGCTGAACGCGACCCGCGCGGCGGTCGAGGAGGGCATCGTGCCGGGCGGCGGCGTCGCCCTGCTGCGGGCGTCGACCAAGATCGAGAGCCTGAAGCTTGAGGGCGATGAGAAGGTCGGCGCGTTGATCGTGCGCCGGGCGCTCGAAGAGCCGATCCGGCAGATCGTTGAGAACGCCGGGCTCGAGGGCAGCGTCATCGTCGAGAAGGTGAAGGCCGAGAAGGTCGTCACGCGCGGCTTCGACGCCGAGACCCTCGAGTACGTGGACATGATCGAAGCCGGCATCATCGACCCGACCAAGGTCGAGCGTGTCGCGCTGCAGAATGCGGCGTCGGTGGCCTCGCTGCTGCTCACCACGGAGGCCCTGATCACCGATCTGCCCGAGGAGAAGTCCGCCGCGGCGCCCGCCATGCCGCACGGGGACATGTACTAG
- the groES gene encoding co-chaperone GroES produces MKIRPLHDRILIKRQEEKETRKGGIIIPDSAKEKPQEGKVIAVGNGKVNDEGKKIPLDVKTGDKILFGKYSGSEVTLDDVEYLILREEDILCILE; encoded by the coding sequence ATGAAGATTCGTCCGTTGCACGACCGCATCCTCATCAAGCGGCAGGAAGAGAAGGAAACCAGGAAGGGCGGCATCATCATCCCGGACAGCGCCAAGGAGAAGCCCCAGGAGGGCAAGGTGATCGCCGTCGGGAATGGCAAGGTCAACGACGAGGGAAAGAAGATTCCCCTCGACGTCAAGACCGGCGACAAGATCCTGTTCGGCAAGTATTCGGGCTCCGAGGTCACCCTCGACGACGTGGAGTACCTGATCCTCCGCGAGGAGGACATCCTCTGCATCCTTGAATAG
- a CDS encoding D-glycerate dehydrogenase: MAPPSPKPSILISRILPEEAVARARSRAVVDLHEADKPLGRTELIARLKGRQGLVCLITDVIDAPLLAACPDLKVVANVAVGFNNIDVAEATKRGVVITNTPDVLTETTADFAWTLLMATARRVVEADRYVREGKFTQWEFMLLLGGDIHGKTLGIIGFGRIGRAMARRARGFDMRVLYQDAVAADPATERELRATRTDTATLLRESDFVTLHTPLLPETQHLINAQSLRTMKKTAYLVNASRGPVVDEAALAQALKEGWIAGAGIDVFEEEPKVHPGLMGLPNVVLSPHIASASSDTRLQMANLAVDNCLAVLEGSTPPTPVNPEALARR; the protein is encoded by the coding sequence ATGGCCCCACCGTCCCCCAAGCCTTCCATCCTGATTTCTCGCATACTCCCTGAAGAGGCGGTCGCCCGCGCCCGGAGCCGGGCCGTGGTGGATCTCCACGAGGCTGATAAGCCGCTCGGGCGGACCGAGCTCATCGCGAGGCTCAAGGGCCGCCAGGGCCTCGTCTGCCTCATCACCGATGTCATCGATGCCCCACTCCTGGCCGCCTGCCCGGATCTCAAGGTCGTGGCCAACGTGGCCGTCGGCTTCAACAACATCGACGTGGCGGAGGCGACCAAGCGCGGCGTTGTCATCACGAATACTCCCGACGTCCTCACCGAGACCACGGCCGATTTCGCCTGGACGCTCCTCATGGCGACGGCCCGGCGGGTGGTCGAAGCGGATCGCTACGTCCGCGAAGGCAAGTTCACGCAGTGGGAGTTCATGCTGCTGCTGGGGGGCGACATCCACGGCAAGACCCTCGGCATCATCGGCTTCGGCCGCATCGGCCGTGCCATGGCCAGGCGGGCGCGCGGCTTCGACATGCGTGTCCTCTACCAGGACGCCGTGGCCGCCGACCCCGCCACGGAACGGGAGCTCCGGGCCACGAGGACCGACACGGCGACCCTGCTCCGGGAGTCGGACTTCGTCACCCTCCACACGCCGCTCCTGCCGGAGACGCAGCACCTCATCAATGCCCAGTCGCTCAGAACCATGAAGAAGACGGCCTACCTCGTCAACGCCTCGCGGGGCCCAGTCGTCGACGAGGCTGCGTTGGCGCAGGCGCTCAAAGAGGGGTGGATAGCAGGCGCGGGCATCGACGTTTTCGAAGAGGAGCCCAAGGTCCACCCGGGCCTCATGGGTCTGCCCAACGTGGTCCTGTCACCCCACATCGCCAGCGCCTCGTCGGACACGCGCCTGCAAATGGCCAACCTGGCCGTGGACAACTGTCTCGCCGTGCTCGAGGGCAGCACTCCCCCGACCCCGGTCAACCCCGAGGCGCTCGCGCGACGGTAG
- a CDS encoding ABC transporter ATP-binding protein: protein MGPLELRGVSKRFSADGLPAVDRLSLSLTQGEILALLGPSGCGKTTTLRIIAGLETPDSGTVAMRGRIVGGSGHAVPAEERGIGIVFQDYALFPHLTVAENVSFGLLKLRRGARQTRVGEVLDLVGMSGFERRYPHELSGGQQQRVAVARAMAPAPTLMLLDEPFSSLDADLRAQMRDEIERILRSTGTTTVFVTHDQEEAFTLADRVGVLHAGRMEQLDTPEQVYHRPATRFVAAFVGAADFLPGTVTSHGVATEVGIFANVDQLEPGESVDVMIRPGDITFVAEDDGLGTIASRHFRGSETLYCILLPSGHRVHSSQPSASAIPTGIRVRATAHVLHVVAFTSKPAAGEPAAGEPASGEPG from the coding sequence GTGGGCCCGCTAGAGCTTCGGGGGGTTTCCAAGCGCTTCTCCGCTGACGGCCTACCGGCGGTAGACCGCCTGTCTCTCAGCCTCACTCAGGGAGAGATCCTGGCTCTGCTTGGCCCCTCGGGCTGCGGCAAGACAACGACCCTGCGGATCATCGCGGGGCTCGAAACCCCCGACTCAGGGACCGTCGCGATGCGCGGACGGATCGTAGGGGGATCCGGGCACGCGGTCCCCGCCGAAGAACGCGGCATCGGCATCGTCTTTCAGGACTATGCACTCTTTCCTCACCTCACTGTTGCCGAGAACGTGAGCTTCGGCCTCCTGAAGCTCCGCCGGGGCGCCCGCCAGACCCGCGTCGGCGAGGTTCTCGATCTGGTCGGCATGAGCGGGTTCGAGCGACGCTATCCGCACGAGCTCTCCGGAGGGCAACAGCAGCGCGTTGCCGTCGCCCGCGCCATGGCGCCGGCGCCGACCCTGATGCTCCTGGACGAACCCTTTTCCAGTCTTGATGCCGACCTGCGCGCGCAGATGCGCGACGAGATCGAGCGCATCCTGCGTTCGACAGGCACCACGACCGTGTTCGTGACTCACGACCAGGAGGAGGCTTTCACACTGGCCGATCGCGTCGGCGTCCTCCATGCGGGCCGGATGGAACAGCTCGACACGCCGGAGCAGGTCTACCATCGGCCCGCGACGCGTTTCGTCGCGGCTTTCGTGGGGGCGGCGGACTTCCTTCCCGGCACCGTCACGAGCCATGGCGTCGCGACGGAAGTGGGGATCTTCGCCAACGTGGACCAGTTGGAGCCAGGCGAGAGCGTGGACGTGATGATCAGGCCCGGCGACATCACCTTCGTCGCCGAGGACGACGGCCTCGGCACGATCGCCAGCCGGCACTTCCGGGGCTCGGAGACGCTCTATTGCATACTCTTGCCCTCCGGCCACCGGGTCCACTCTTCTCAGCCGTCGGCGTCGGCCATTCCCACCGGGATACGAGTCCGGGCCACGGCGCATGTCCTCCACGTGGTGGCGTTCACATCCAAGCCGGCCGCGGGTGAGCCAGCCGCGGGTGAGCCCGCCTCGGGTGAGCCCGGCTGA
- a CDS encoding iron ABC transporter permease — MIALRSASGYPWTWVAVGIASVLAVPIAAVLSSLARPRGEVWLHLWRTQLVELVLNTVLLLAGVGAGTLLVGTGLAWLIVHYRFPGRALFEWALILPLAVPAYVIGFAFLGLFDYAGPVQGTLRSWLGQGNRLPEMRSSWGVILVMTLVFYPYVYLLARVAFREQGVAGIETARTLGRSRLGAFLHVTLPLARPSLAAGVALAMMEALADFGTVATFGFRTLTEAVYRVWNGMFDRVAATQLASVLLLFALALILLERRSRGRARFAESRRRGPMPPPPRLRGFRAALAAAACLIVLGLAFALPVGQLAWWGAGALRAGQVAPDFIALLGRTCTLATATALLACVLAVLLAYAGRLHATPPVRLAARFASMGYALPGAVIAVGVLLPLSWVDHAIVPELERWLQRPLGLLLTGSAAGLVLAYLVRFLAVSLQSVEAGLSKISPSLDDAARSLGVRSGGALRRVHVPLLRGSLLTAVVLVFVETMKEMPATLLLRPLGFNTLAVEIWERTSEAMWQEASVPALTLVAIGLLPVVALVRLTARRSGF; from the coding sequence ATGATCGCGCTTCGGTCGGCGAGCGGGTACCCGTGGACCTGGGTCGCGGTGGGGATCGCGAGCGTTTTGGCGGTGCCCATCGCGGCCGTCCTCTCGTCACTGGCGCGACCCCGGGGCGAGGTCTGGCTCCACCTCTGGCGCACGCAGCTGGTCGAGCTGGTCCTCAACACCGTGCTGCTCCTGGCCGGGGTCGGCGCCGGTACGCTCCTCGTGGGCACGGGCCTCGCGTGGCTGATCGTCCACTACCGCTTCCCAGGTCGTGCCCTCTTCGAGTGGGCGCTGATTCTGCCGCTGGCCGTGCCGGCCTATGTGATCGGCTTCGCCTTCCTCGGCCTCTTCGACTACGCGGGGCCCGTTCAGGGCACGCTGCGTAGCTGGCTGGGTCAGGGGAACCGTCTTCCCGAGATGCGGTCCTCCTGGGGCGTCATCCTCGTGATGACGCTCGTGTTCTATCCTTACGTCTACCTGCTCGCGCGCGTGGCGTTCCGGGAGCAGGGCGTGGCCGGCATCGAGACCGCGCGGACCTTGGGACGGTCCCGGCTGGGAGCATTCCTGCACGTCACGCTGCCCCTGGCGCGCCCGTCTCTCGCCGCCGGCGTGGCCCTGGCCATGATGGAGGCGCTCGCGGACTTCGGCACCGTCGCGACATTCGGTTTCCGTACCCTCACGGAGGCTGTGTACCGGGTGTGGAACGGCATGTTCGACCGGGTGGCCGCCACGCAATTGGCGAGCGTGCTGCTCCTCTTCGCGCTGGCCCTGATTCTGCTCGAGCGTCGCTCACGCGGCCGGGCGCGATTCGCTGAGTCGCGCCGGCGCGGGCCCATGCCGCCACCGCCCAGGCTCCGCGGCTTTAGGGCGGCTCTTGCCGCGGCCGCGTGCCTCATCGTGCTCGGGCTGGCTTTCGCGCTTCCCGTGGGACAGCTCGCGTGGTGGGGCGCCGGTGCGCTCCGGGCTGGCCAGGTCGCGCCGGACTTCATCGCCCTGCTCGGGCGGACCTGCACGCTCGCGACGGCAACCGCCCTTCTGGCATGTGTGCTGGCGGTGCTGCTGGCCTATGCCGGGCGCCTGCACGCCACGCCCCCGGTTCGCCTGGCCGCCCGGTTCGCCTCGATGGGATACGCGCTGCCCGGCGCGGTGATCGCGGTCGGCGTGCTCCTGCCACTCTCCTGGGTGGATCACGCGATCGTGCCCGAGCTCGAGCGGTGGCTGCAACGGCCGCTCGGGCTCCTGCTCACCGGCTCCGCGGCCGGCCTCGTCCTCGCCTACCTGGTGAGATTCCTGGCGGTGAGCCTGCAAAGCGTCGAGGCCGGCCTCAGCAAGATCTCGCCGAGCCTCGATGATGCGGCGCGTTCGCTCGGGGTCCGGTCCGGCGGCGCGCTCCGCCGGGTACACGTGCCATTGCTGCGCGGCAGTCTGCTGACGGCCGTCGTGCTGGTCTTCGTCGAGACGATGAAGGAGATGCCCGCCACGCTCCTGCTTCGGCCGCTCGGTTTCAATACGCTCGCGGTCGAGATCTGGGAGCGGACCTCAGAGGCGATGTGGCAGGAAGCCTCCGTGCCGGCGCTGACCCTCGTCGCGATCGGGCTCCTGCCGGTCGTGGCGCTGGTCCGCCTGACTGCCCGCCGCTCTGGATTCTGA
- a CDS encoding extracellular solute-binding protein: MARIWRDGCAGLAVLAAVLTVLSLAGAALGEAGELVVYSARSHYGQEPAMEAFTKKTGIQIQSLGGETGQLFERLKAEGDRTPADVLITVDAGNLWNAARAGLLARVDSPEIQASIPAHLRDPENRWVGLTVRARTIMYNTQRVKPDELSTYEALGDPKWKGRVCLRTSSHVYNQSLLATMIKRYGEPKTEALVRGWVANNPTLINGDTKILEAMAAGQCDVGLTNTYYLGRIVAKDPSFPVAPFWANQQTTGTHINISGAGVTAHSKNRAEAIKLIEFLTSPEAQQLFADSNFEYPANPQAAVSPILAKWGKFKQDDTNVAAAGEFQAAATRLADRAGYK, translated from the coding sequence ATGGCGCGCATATGGCGTGACGGTTGTGCCGGGCTCGCGGTCCTGGCTGCGGTGCTGACGGTGCTAAGCCTGGCCGGCGCGGCCCTGGGCGAGGCTGGGGAGTTGGTGGTCTACTCCGCTCGCTCGCACTACGGTCAGGAACCGGCCATGGAAGCGTTCACCAAGAAGACCGGAATCCAGATCCAGAGCCTGGGCGGTGAGACGGGGCAGCTCTTCGAACGGCTGAAGGCCGAGGGTGACAGGACCCCAGCCGACGTCTTGATCACGGTGGATGCCGGCAATCTGTGGAACGCCGCCCGGGCGGGTCTGCTCGCGCGGGTGGACTCGCCCGAGATTCAGGCCAGTATCCCGGCCCACCTGCGCGATCCCGAGAACCGCTGGGTGGGACTGACGGTGCGCGCGCGCACCATCATGTACAACACGCAGCGGGTCAAGCCCGATGAGCTCTCGACCTACGAAGCGCTCGGCGATCCGAAGTGGAAGGGCCGCGTGTGCCTGAGGACATCGAGTCACGTCTACAATCAGTCGCTCCTGGCGACGATGATCAAGCGCTACGGCGAGCCCAAGACGGAAGCCCTCGTCCGCGGCTGGGTTGCCAACAATCCCACGCTGATCAACGGTGACACGAAGATCCTCGAGGCCATGGCCGCAGGCCAGTGCGACGTGGGTCTGACCAACACGTACTACCTCGGCCGCATCGTCGCCAAGGATCCGAGCTTCCCGGTCGCCCCATTCTGGGCCAACCAGCAGACGACCGGCACGCACATCAATATCTCGGGGGCCGGCGTGACGGCCCACTCGAAGAACCGGGCCGAAGCTATCAAGCTGATCGAGTTCCTCACGAGCCCTGAAGCCCAGCAGCTCTTCGCCGACTCGAACTTCGAGTACCCGGCCAATCCCCAGGCCGCCGTCAGCCCGATTCTCGCCAAGTGGGGAAAGTTCAAGCAGGACGATACGAATGTGGCCGCCGCCGGGGAGTTCCAGGCGGCAGCCACGCGGCTTGCCGACCGCGCCGGCTACAAGTAG
- a CDS encoding ribonuclease H-like domain-containing protein, with product MSDAIPDLSRVIRRLEAKSRINAASRQTASLEDLLGGAVEETEKGRVLCVRRRFAEGYRHGRQPLEAARDMAHGPLALMARVDAPPRGPRLLYLDTETTGLAGGTGTYAFLVGVGFFDGGEFEVRQYFMRDLDEEPALLAALDPLLREVDGLVTYNGAGFDLPLLETRFVLARRRWPEAAFHLDLLPAARRLWSARLPDCRLGTVEQHALGFVREDDLPGALIPQVYFDYLRRKSPGELPRVFEHNRHDILSLAALAGWVAKTVAQAPGVDLGPDELAGLGRLWETADPDRGEACYRRALDRGLASPARERLLARLAWREKRRSRWEASRELWEAAARGARIFDARPWEEMAKIHEHRLRDFIAAKAVVVEALARARAHRAPAVVVEALHHRLERLTRRLATVL from the coding sequence GTGAGCGACGCCATCCCCGACCTCAGCCGCGTCATCCGGCGGCTCGAGGCCAAGAGCCGGATCAATGCCGCTTCTCGCCAAACGGCCTCGCTCGAGGACCTCCTGGGCGGCGCCGTCGAGGAGACCGAGAAGGGGCGCGTCCTCTGCGTCCGCCGGCGCTTCGCCGAGGGCTACCGCCACGGCCGGCAGCCGCTCGAGGCCGCGCGCGACATGGCGCATGGGCCGCTCGCGCTGATGGCGCGCGTCGACGCGCCGCCGCGTGGGCCGCGCCTCCTCTATCTCGACACGGAAACGACCGGTCTGGCCGGCGGCACGGGCACCTATGCCTTCCTCGTGGGCGTGGGCTTCTTCGACGGCGGCGAGTTCGAGGTGAGGCAGTACTTCATGCGCGACCTCGACGAAGAACCGGCGCTTCTGGCCGCCCTCGATCCGCTCCTGCGGGAGGTCGATGGGCTGGTCACGTACAATGGCGCCGGCTTCGACCTGCCGCTCCTGGAGACGCGTTTCGTGCTCGCCCGGCGTCGCTGGCCGGAAGCCGCTTTCCACCTCGACCTCTTACCCGCCGCACGGCGGCTGTGGAGCGCGAGGCTGCCCGACTGTCGCCTTGGTACCGTCGAGCAGCATGCACTCGGCTTCGTCCGGGAGGACGATCTGCCGGGCGCGCTGATCCCGCAGGTGTATTTCGACTATCTGAGACGCAAGTCCCCCGGGGAGCTGCCGCGCGTCTTCGAGCACAACCGGCACGACATCCTGTCCCTCGCGGCGCTCGCCGGGTGGGTGGCGAAGACCGTTGCGCAGGCGCCCGGAGTCGATCTCGGCCCGGACGAGCTGGCGGGGCTCGGCCGGCTCTGGGAGACGGCCGACCCCGACCGTGGCGAGGCCTGTTACCGGAGGGCGCTCGACCGCGGCCTCGCGAGCCCCGCGCGGGAGCGGCTCCTCGCGCGGCTGGCCTGGCGGGAGAAGCGGCGCTCGCGCTGGGAGGCCTCGCGCGAGCTGTGGGAAGCCGCGGCCCGCGGCGCGCGAATCTTCGACGCGCGACCGTGGGAAGAGATGGCGAAGATCCACGAGCACCGGCTGCGTGACTTTATCGCCGCCAAGGCCGTGGTGGTCGAGGCGCTCGCGCGCGCCCGAGCCCATCGGGCGCCGGCCGTGGTGGTCGAGGCGCTTCACCACCGCCTCGAGCGGCTCACCCGACGCCTCGCGACGGTCCTCTAG